A genomic stretch from Bradyrhizobium quebecense includes:
- a CDS encoding DegT/DnrJ/EryC1/StrS family aminotransferase has translation MPVPFADLQLQYQSIKGEIDAAIAGVIRDNAFIRGSYVDAFEREFAAAAQVAHCVSCANGTDALYLAMRALKVKPGDEVITTAHSWISTAAMITHSGATVVFCDTDDATFTIDPAAIEAAITPRTVGIIPVHLYGQPADMDAIMAIAQKHKLWVIEDCAQAHLARYKGRMVGTFGEAATYSFYPGKNLGAMGDAGAVVTNDAALAQQMAMLARHGGLVKHQHHIEGVNSRLDGMQAAILSAKLPHLTAWTEARQAAAEVYDAGLNQIEDVVVPEVAPARSHVYHLYTIRHPRRDALAAHLNANGVQTAINYPTALPFLPAYARFGHRPEQFPNAHRDQGQILSLPIFAEITRQQQDEVIDLVRKF, from the coding sequence ATGCCGGTGCCGTTTGCCGACCTGCAACTGCAATACCAGTCCATCAAAGGCGAGATCGATGCCGCGATCGCCGGCGTGATCCGCGACAACGCGTTCATCCGCGGCAGCTATGTCGACGCCTTCGAGCGCGAATTCGCCGCGGCTGCGCAGGTCGCTCATTGCGTATCCTGCGCCAACGGCACCGATGCGCTTTACCTCGCCATGCGCGCGCTGAAGGTGAAGCCGGGCGACGAGGTGATCACGACGGCGCATTCCTGGATCTCGACTGCGGCGATGATCACCCATTCCGGCGCCACCGTCGTGTTCTGTGACACCGACGACGCGACGTTCACGATCGACCCGGCTGCGATCGAGGCCGCGATCACGCCGCGCACGGTCGGCATCATCCCGGTGCATCTGTACGGCCAGCCAGCGGATATGGACGCGATCATGGCGATCGCGCAGAAGCACAAGCTCTGGGTGATCGAGGATTGCGCCCAGGCCCATCTCGCACGCTACAAGGGCCGCATGGTCGGAACGTTCGGCGAGGCCGCGACCTATTCATTCTATCCCGGCAAGAATCTCGGCGCGATGGGTGATGCCGGCGCGGTCGTCACCAACGATGCGGCGCTCGCCCAGCAGATGGCGATGCTGGCGCGCCATGGCGGGTTGGTGAAGCACCAGCACCACATCGAGGGCGTCAACAGCCGGCTCGACGGCATGCAAGCCGCGATCCTCTCCGCCAAGCTGCCGCATCTCACCGCATGGACCGAGGCCCGGCAGGCCGCAGCCGAGGTCTACGACGCCGGCCTCAACCAGATCGAGGACGTCGTGGTGCCCGAGGTGGCGCCGGCGCGCAGCCACGTCTACCACCTCTACACGATCAGGCATCCGCGCCGCGACGCGCTCGCCGCGCATCTCAACGCCAATGGCGTGCAAACTGCGATCAACTACCCCACCGCGCTGCCGTTCCTGCCGGCCTATGCTCGGTTTGGCCATCGGCCGGAGCAATTTCCCAACGCGCATCGCGATCAGGGCCAGATTCTCTCGCTGCCGATCTTCGCCGAGATCACGCGCCAGCAGCAGGACGAAGTGATCGACCTGGTTCGGAAGTTCTGA